ACCAGATGCAACATACCGGAATCCCTGCCAAAGCATCATACCACATCAGTACTGTATGTAAGTTCATCGTGTAACTTCGATAAGTGGAGACATTATGGCTAAGACAAGTATTTTTCATCATTATCCTTAAAATCTCTAGGTTGATCTTGACAAAAAAATGATATACTAGAAGAACAAGGAGAATCTAGCAAGATAAAGAGGACTACCATCTTGTCGAAGAATTAATAGGGCAAGTTATCTTTACCAATGGTTATTAAGTTAATATGATCTGAGAAAAAGGGagatatatatgtttcaaggtagTACCATTTCCATTCCAAGAGATCGATACTTCTCGAAAGCTTCTGGTGTCACATACTCAGAGACTGGCATATGCCTTTTTGATGGTCTCATATACTGACCAAATGTCATAACATCAACTCCTGCCGCCCTCACCTTCTCCATTGTGCTGATTACCTGGTCAGGTGTCTCACCACAACCCAACATAATTGACGTCTTTGTAAGAGTGCCAGCGGGAGCATGCTCTTTTGCCAATTTAAGGACGTCAATTGATTGTTTGAAGTTAGCACGGTGATCTCGGACCATGCTCTGCAGCTCTTCAACTGTCTCAATGTTGTGAGCAAAAACATCTAAACCAGATTTTGCAACTTTCTCCACGCAGCCGGGATCTCCACGAAAATCAGGAACTGCATAGTCATTAATGCAAATAACAAATTTAAGGCTTCAGGAATTCCGAGGAGCTACCAAATAGAAAATCAAGGATTCAGTAATCAGATCAGTTATAAGAGCCAAGAGATAAAAAAACAAATGCAGTCAATTTATATATTCACACCCTACCAAAATTGAGTACTAGTACATAGTTTGCATATCCTACAGGCCAAAATTCAgtataaatttgaaaataattttcatgagtAAATGCATAATAACAAACTGCACCAATAAAATTCTGAAATATATAGGACACTTTCCTGCAAATCTTATCTCTGGCATTAATCATCATATTCCCACCCACTTGTAATTCTGTTGACATCCCTCGTAACAAGGAATCATTTATACAGAAAAAAACCTCTAGAATTTTCCAAATATGGCTCCCAAGAGCTAAAGAAATTACCTAATCTGTATTATAATCATATCATGACTCTTAAACACCAAACATGATCAAAATTTGACTTAGGAACTCTGTAAAACACCAACTAAATATTACTGATGAAAATATATCTAAAGTTATTACAAATCTGAGAAATATAAACCTGTGTCCACTAGAACTTAGTGCAAGATCTTGACTAGCCCTCTCCTCTCCAAACTCGAATTAGGACAGGTGATAAAGCTTGGGTTGTTCTGTTATAAGTTTTCTTATCAATGACAGAAAAAGAAATGCCATACTCTTACTAGATGCCCACACGTCTGATATTAGAAGAAATCTAAAtaaacaagaacaaacaaaattagaaaaaaaagcaTGGCAAACACTGAACAGTATAAATAATACCTAGTGCTTCTATCAGCATTTCAGGTTTCAATGCCTTCAACTTTTGCACAGTTTCAGTAAAATGGCTGCTCCCCTGATCAGGCAAGTCATCACGATCAACACTAGTAATCACCACATAATCCAAACCCCATGAGGCAATTGCTTCAGCAACATTAGAAGGTTCATTTGGGTCTGGAGGAGGAGGAGTGCGTGATGTTTTTACATTACAGAATCTGAAGAGGCAAGAGGTCATAACATTAACCCTTGTTTACGGGAGGAAATACATTGATATAGAGACGATTGCAACTTCCTGATCAAAAACTCATCCATACTGCATTTTAGTTAGGAATGGCAACGACGAGACAGATAACAACATGATCAAACTTCATTGAGGTTAAGCATAAACACAAACTAACTACATTGAAATGAATACGAGATTTTCCACAAGTTATATCCAGTTTCCAAAGTCATTAATGAATTTCACATCAATAACCATTAACATGACTTAATAAGGTGTTAGATGGCATTGAACTGGCCATTAACATTGCTGAAAAGGATATGGTGAGAGACTTATTTGGTAATTAAAGTTATACTCCACAAAAATGCCATGGAGTAGTGTTGCACCTTTGAACCATCAAAGAAACATCAAATATTTATATGCAAAGGTAACTTTATGAGGGATATCAAATGTTGATCAAATTACAATGAATGTTACAATGGTAACGGATAACAAGCTACAGACTCCTCAATTACATCTTTGATTTCtaagtatttttctttctgattctCTGACCTGGATATCCAATAGGTCCATAAAAAACAGTTGCGTTGAATACTTAGACCAATCATTATGCTGTTAATTTATGAAACGGCCATTCAATTTATAGATATATTGGATAGTATAAACCAAACTTGAACCAAAATGAACCATAAGACTGATCTAATCCAACAAACTAATAGATATATTGAATTCAAACCAAAACTGACAGACATATAAGTAGCTAAAATTGGGCAGAAAATCATCAATAATTCTTCTCCAAAGGTTCCACTTGCATTATCAAGTACCACTTACAGATACTAACTTGGAATTGGCTTTTGTGGTCCTATAGGTTCTCCACAATGTAAATTTCCCCTCCAATATTTTGCATCCGATTACAATACCACCTGACATAAGCCACATATCTCAACTCTTTGCATGTAGGCATGTTATGTTTCATTGTTCTTGTTTATTAATGTcaaatgcataatgatttgaccCTTTTGCATGTAAACGCAAAAATTGTATAAGTTAATGTTTTACTTTCCTTGCAATAATCTTTACCTTGAATTTGTGGCTTCTCTTTTTCCTGGTTTTCTTGTGCATTTGATAATTTTTCCTCCAGCAACTTCCCAATTTATTTTAATTCTTTTCAACATCTAAACCATTTTTGACAGATTCTGATACAAAAATTCAATCAGGTCACCTGATTCAGTGTGATGATGATCCCAAAGACCACATCCAGTCTCGAAATTAATTCTGTTCTTGTCAACTTTGATTCAGTACACCTAGACTAATCAACTAATTATGCCTCAACAGTTCTGTAAGCTTCTCCAATATCTAGAAACAAAGCCAATAAACATAATCTAATTGATAACTCAATTTTTATTCTCCACATTTTAGAAATGACCTACTACGAATGACTCCATAAATTTTAGGCAATATTGTGACCCTCTACTCTCTAAATATTTCCTTCAGTTTTAGGGTGATTTATCATATACTACGACGTTTCTGTTTGGTGGAGATAAGGCTATGAACATTTGATCATGCCCAGATCACTTATTGTCCAGAGCTTTGTGAACTGGCACGCTGTTTTCCAAACATTATTAACACAAAATCATGCTTTAAGCTGAATGTTGCATCTcagctgttagtttggcaagtcccatagtcccacatcgggaaaatcagacttgttgtctcgtattggaactataaataagggcctgagctttgaagtcagatgcaccacaggcaccacaagtggcaccacaagaaaaacctaagtgtttgctttggtttaagtccatactcagttaaatagtttggacttatagtttggtttttctcgtttagtattttcgggtgttttatagcctaggaacatcttcctaaggcatttgtaattgtccctcttttgcagtagtaatttgctcctctttcgtccgtggatgtaggtcaaagtcaattgaccgaaccacgtatatctggtgttctgttgttcttgtctcgcttttggcaacgatgacaataacaaagattgttgtcgagaaattcgacagaaatgtcaacttcgacttgtggcaactcaagatggaggtcattctggttcaagatggagttgatttggtactacagggagccgagagcattccggatgatatgtcaaaagaagagcttgcgggtatggataagaagacccgatcaagcatcattctaaatctctctgacgaggttttacgggaggtacctacggagactacgactaagagcatgtgggacaagcttaaagccttgtacatgaagaggacagtggagaatcgtctctacttgaagcagagtctgtatatgcttcggatgattgaaggtacatctatactctcgcatcttgataagtttaattctttagttatggatttggagaatatagatgcaaaaattgatgatgaggataaggctttgttactcttgtgttctcttccccaatcttttaagcatttctgtgatactttgatttatggaaaagaaacagttttgtatcaagaaattaaatctgcactgaaatctaaggagcagatagacaggaatatcactggggaaagtggaGAGAATcaagctgagggtctggttgttagggggagaatggataaaagagaatttgacagtagtagatctaaatctagatctaaatccagacatagaaatttggaatgcagatattgtcataaaatgaggcacattaaatctgattgctttaaattgaaaaataaattaaagcaaaaggaaaattttgttgaaaaaactactgaatccgctgaagttagtgtagcaactgatgagattgttggaaatattttttctgctattgatgacaggacgagatctaaaaatgaatggattttagattcaggttgttcttatcacatgtgtcccaatagggatttgttttccacatatgaatcttgtaatggtggaattgttttaatgggcaataatgccgcatgtgatgttgttggtagaggtacaatccgaattaaaatgcatgatggtattgtgaggacgctcactaatgttaaacatgttcttgatttaaaaaagaatctcatctctttaggcaccctagaggcccttgggtgtaaatacacaactgaaggtggagttatgaaagtttctagaagtgtccttattgttatgaaagcttgtaggtttggtagcttgtatattctgcacggaactactgtcacaggtttggttgcagtttcgtcatcatcattgtctgattctgacatcaccaaattatggcatatgcgtttgggtcatatgagcgaaaaatgtttgagcatattgagcaaaaggggtctactttgcagacaaagtactgggccacttgatttttgtgaacactgcatttttggaaagcagaaaagagtcagctttacttctccggcagttcacaaaacgaaaggtacttttgactatattcattcagacctttggggtccagctcatgttcaatctaagggtggtgcaaggtatatgttgactttcattgacgattattccaggaaagtttgggtttattttctgaagcataaaaataatgtttttctaacatttaaacaatggaaggctttgattgagaagcaaacatgtaaacagattaagcggcttcgaacagataatggcatggaattttgtgaaggtgattttgaagaattctgcaaaaatgaaggaatcgttcggcatcgcactgttaggatgacgcctaagcaaaatggtgtggccgaacgtatgaatagaacactcttggagagagcgaggtgtatgatctcaaatgcagggttgacaaagaacttttgggcagaggcgattaatatggcatgttacgttgtcaaccgcgctccttctgcagcacttaactttaaaactccggaggaagtttggtcaggtactcctgctgattactctgatttaaaaatttttgggtgtccagcatacatgcatgtaaatgaaggaaaattagagcctcgagctaaaaaatgcattttccttgggtatgcttctggggtgaaaggatacagattatggtgttctgatcccaaatccccaaaatttctaATCAGTAGAgatattacttttgatgaattgtttatattatcttccaaagaggattctactagttatacaaatgatagtgcgcagaagcaggtggagcttgagattggtagttcagattcctttaagtcgaactcttctactcaaagaatgccagtagatggtcccgagtctactgatgcagttgctccagaggaagagcaatatttcatagccaaggatagaccacggagagatattcgaccaccacaaatatatgcaaatttggttgcatatgttttgtctgttgcagaagagacaagtgaagttggtgagcctacttcctactcagatgcagtttcttgtgataattccgctaagtggttgattgcgatgaataaagaaattgagtctctccatcggaatagaacttgggatcttgtgaagccgatttcgggtaagaaaattgttagatgcaaatgggatattattgctgagggaaaagtccttgttcagaaaattcatacgaaggacaatccagctgatatgtttacgaagcctcttccggtttacaagttcaagcagtgcttggacttggttggtgttcattgttggtgattgcccgttggggcttttatgaagaaggtggagcaagttttgttgggacatgccaaggtggagatttgttagtttgacaagtctcatagtcccacatcgggaaaatcagacttgttgtctcgtattggaactataaataagggcctgggctttgaagtcagatgcaccacaggcaccacaagtggcaccacaagaaaaacctaagtgtttgctttggtttaagtccatactcagttaaatagtttggacttatagtttggtttttcttgtttagtattttcgggtgttttatggcctaggaacatcttcctatgacatttgtaattgtccctattttgcagtagtaatttgctcctctttcgtccgtggtgtTCTGTTGTTCTTGTCTCGTTTTtcattttattgtcttgttgggttaccaaaattaacttatggtaaatttcctggggctaactCTAACATCAGCTCTCACTGTTAAAACCTAATTGACAGATTTGATCTAAACTTCTTAAAGCTTGGCATAACCAATCACCAAATGGTCACAAAAACGAAAAGAATTAAAGAACCACCAAGTCAATAATTGCCATATCATAATTGTCAGTTTTTGATCCAAAACGAAACCTGGTGTTAGGACAAGGGAATCTCCACAATCTTATTAAGTATTATCACGAATTAATTTCTTCACTACCTATCTTTGAATTGACAGGAAGACACCACGAATTGTTTT
Above is a genomic segment from Musa acuminata AAA Group cultivar baxijiao chromosome BXJ3-4, Cavendish_Baxijiao_AAA, whole genome shotgun sequence containing:
- the LOC135634543 gene encoding lipoyl synthase, mitochondrial-like is translated as MQRSRLLLFGNIAARSFSGIRPLSSAAAEPPVQTVRSLQPPPARTLADLRRRLAEEAPALADFVYSVEVGTKKRPLPKPKWMKETIPGGAKYAAIKAKLRELKLHTVCEEARCPNLGECWSGGETGTATATIMILGDTCTRGCRFCNVKTSRTPPPPDPNEPSNVAEAIASWGLDYVVITSVDRDDLPDQGSSHFTETVQKLKALKPEMLIEALVPDFRGDPGCVEKVAKSGLDVFAHNIETVEELQSMVRDHRANFKQSIDVLKLAKEHAPAGTLTKTSIMLGCGETPDQVISTMEKVRAAGVDVMTFGQYMRPSKRHMPVSEYVTPEAFEKYRSLGMEMGFRYVASGPMVRSSYKAGEFYIKSMIEADRATASSTPSDGS